A part of Desulforegulaceae bacterium genomic DNA contains:
- the purN gene encoding phosphoribosylglycinamide formyltransferase → MNKLAILISGTGSNSQKICESCFKGQVDAQVVCIGSDNPDAKGLEYANQNNIYSFAVDYKKIISDYNKNPKEFKLPSDFDYKNINDKLVFCPVKDREKYIKTRAFAERKILDEILKFKPDLLVLAGFMKTLTPYFIDRFSPDSQNPRIINIHPSLLPSFPGVDGYGDTFDYGCKIGGCTVHFVDYGTDTGPIILQKAFEILPDDSIDDVRRKGIELEWQAYPQALKLFFEGKIKIDESDSKRKIVKII, encoded by the coding sequence ATGAATAAGCTCGCTATTTTAATTTCTGGTACCGGCTCAAATTCACAAAAAATTTGTGAAAGCTGTTTTAAAGGTCAGGTTGATGCCCAGGTTGTGTGTATAGGTTCTGACAATCCTGATGCAAAGGGTTTAGAATATGCAAATCAAAATAATATATATTCATTTGCAGTTGATTATAAAAAAATAATCTCTGATTATAATAAAAACCCCAAAGAATTTAAACTTCCCAGTGACTTTGACTACAAAAATATAAATGATAAACTTGTATTCTGTCCAGTTAAAGATAGGGAAAAATATATAAAAACAAGGGCCTTTGCAGAAAGAAAGATTCTTGATGAAATTTTAAAATTCAAACCAGATCTTCTTGTTCTTGCAGGGTTTATGAAAACCCTGACCCCTTATTTTATTGACAGATTTTCTCCCGATTCTCAAAATCCCCGGATAATAAATATCCATCCTTCACTTTTGCCTTCCTTTCCAGGAGTTGACGGCTATGGTGATACTTTTGATTATGGATGTAAAATTGGAGGATGTACAGTTCATTTTGTTGACTATGGAACTGACACAGGACCCATAATTTTACAAAAAGCATTTGAAATTTTACCCGATGATTCCATTGATGATGTCAGAAGAAAAGGAATTGAGCTGGAGTGGCAAGCTTATCCCCAGGCTTTAAAACTTTTTTTTGAAGGAAAAATAAAAATTGATGAATCTGATAGTAAAAGAAAAATTGTAAAAATAATTTAA